The Osmerus eperlanus chromosome 7, fOsmEpe2.1, whole genome shotgun sequence genome includes a region encoding these proteins:
- the LOC134024149 gene encoding zinc finger protein 595-like isoform X2, translated as MDDVTAIEIKEDGIAGDNSSKKEHSKKMAEDCGVAGSNEDSTDLNRSSMRCHDCGEQFTLWEAFKTHLRMHVLEEEERRRPITKRPGKAKSPSDMEEPVPEKEQEASSPEGDAEQRSECSDVDVDGIENEEDCLESPWKVRPSEIVKVHPVFNMEGEDNQSVFTSSRKVYACSICGKVYSYLESFRNHQTMHEQQSSRNHDHKCPYCGKSFIRPSLLLAHLKVHKPPKQGDDPIPNCGLCKKEFSSQQTWLVHLELHKKKPYWCLSCSKGFRDERLLNKHLQGHDLKRHRCDICFKSFRVPAELRSHYNTHTGAKPYKCALCKKRFSQLGNLITHRKRHIGVYVGSNKTPLGSNSINKKRRVSKLTKLIFSGVSKSPKNVGEEQDGSENDASVQSWLPEYSSDESGSKSAKCSENGSNCSEEEETTMVLEKSNIDKDWECFECSMAFDLENELHQHYMKHARGEVPVY; from the exons ATGGACGATGTCACCGCCATCGAGATTAAAGAAGACGGAATTGCGGGTGATAATTCGAGCAAGAAAGAACATTCCAAGAAAATGGCTGAAGACTGCGGAGTTGCGGGTTCCAATGAAGATAGTACTGACT TGAACCGGAGCAGCATGAGGTGCCATGACTGCGGTGAGCAGTTTACCCTCTGGGAGGCCTTCAAGACTCACCTGCGCATGCAtgttctggaggaggaggagagaagacggCCGATCACAAAAAGACCAGGGAAAGCCAAATCTCCGAGTGACATGGAAGAGCCTGTTCCGGAGAAAGAACAGGAAGCTTCTTCCCCGGAAGGTGATGCCGAGCAACGCTCAGAGTGCAGTGACGTAGACGTAGATGGTATTGAAAATGAAGAGGACTGTTTGGAAAGTCCCTGGAAAGTGAGACCATCAGAGATTGTAAAGGTCCATCCCGTTTTTAACATGGAAGGAGAGGATAACCAATCAGTATTCACCAGCTCCCGCAAGGTTTACGCTTGTTCCATCTGTGGGAAGGTGTACTCCTACCTGGAGTCATTTAGAAACCACCAGACCATGCATGAACAGCAATCCTCAAGAAACCACGATCATAAATGTCCATACTGTGGAAAATCTTTTATTCGTCCATCACTCCTGCTGGCCCATCTAAAAGTGCACAAGCCACCCAAACAAGGTGATGACCCCATACCCAATTGTGGCCTGTGTAAGAAAGAATTTAGCTCCCAGCAGACATGGCTGGTCCATCTTGAACTCCACAAGAAGAAGCCATACTGGTGCCTCTCCTGTTCGAAAGGCTTCAGGGATGAGCGCTTACTGAACAAACACCTGCAAGGCCATGACCTTAAGCGTCACAGGTGTGACATATGCTTCAAAAGCTTCCGTGTGCCCGCGGAGCTGCGTTcccactacaacacacacacaggtgcgaaACCTTACAAATGTGCGTTATGCAAGAAGAGGTTCTCCCAACTTGGCAACCTTATCACGCATCGGAAGAGGCACATAGGGGTTTACGTCGGATCCAACAAAACGCCTCTGGGGAGCAACAGTATAAACAAAAAGAGAAGGGTATCTAAATTGACAAAGCTGATTTTCAGTGGGGTTTCTAAATCACCAAAGAAtgtgggagaggagcaggatggGAGTGAAAATGATGCCTCTGTACAGTCATGGTTACCAGAATACAGCTCTGACGAATCTGgttcaaagtctgcaaaatgtTCTGAAAACGGGTCTAATTGTTCTGAAGAGGAAGAGACAACAATGGTGTTGGAGAAGTCAAACATCGACAAGGACTGGGAGTGTTTTGAATGCAGCATGGCGTTTGATCTGGAAAATGAATTACACCAGCACTATATGAAACATGCCAGGGGAGAGGTGCCGGTTTATTAA
- the LOC134024149 gene encoding zinc finger protein 569-like isoform X1: protein MDDVTAIEIKEDGIAGDNSSKKEHSKKMAEDCGVAGSNEDSTDWDGLFRCLHCGEVFEEEAGYLEHQHLHPHDSPIVCPDTVSHLDGLLVSKDDGQQTLCCSLCGRIFSDSRGFYSHMMKHRTQRSKGDSVTPEQSSPGTKQSIYKCQDCGKSYAAIGHFLNHQRSHKQASKSVFHLLAHLKKKSFQCHTCGRSYSRASALDAHRRCHEVKLIKSRNRGGEKGTSTGGTVVESEDKDEPVNRSSMRCHDCGEQFTLWEAFKTHLRMHVLEEEERRRPITKRPGKAKSPSDMEEPVPEKEQEASSPEGDAEQRSECSDVDVDGIENEEDCLESPWKVRPSEIVKVHPVFNMEGEDNQSVFTSSRKVYACSICGKVYSYLESFRNHQTMHEQQSSRNHDHKCPYCGKSFIRPSLLLAHLKVHKPPKQGDDPIPNCGLCKKEFSSQQTWLVHLELHKKKPYWCLSCSKGFRDERLLNKHLQGHDLKRHRCDICFKSFRVPAELRSHYNTHTGAKPYKCALCKKRFSQLGNLITHRKRHIGVYVGSNKTPLGSNSINKKRRVSKLTKLIFSGVSKSPKNVGEEQDGSENDASVQSWLPEYSSDESGSKSAKCSENGSNCSEEEETTMVLEKSNIDKDWECFECSMAFDLENELHQHYMKHARGEVPVY from the exons ATGGACGATGTCACCGCCATCGAGATTAAAGAAGACGGAATTGCGGGTGATAATTCGAGCAAGAAAGAACATTCCAAGAAAATGGCTGAAGACTGCGGAGTTGCGGGTTCCAATGAAGATAGTACTGACT GGGATGGGCTTTTCCGCTGTCTTCATTGTGGAGAAGTCTTTGAGGAGGAAGCAGGCTACCTGGAGCATCAACATTTGCATCCCCATGACAGCCCTATAGTCTGTCCGGACACTGTTTCTCATTTAGATGGCTTGCTTGTCTCAAAGGATGACGGCCAACAGACATTATGTTGTTCCCTGTGTGGTCGCATATTTTCAGATTCAAGGGGTTTCTACTCTCACATGATGAAGCATCGTACTCAACGTTCCAAGGGTGACTCTGTCACTCCAGAGCAAAGCTCGCCGGGGACTAAGCAAAGCATCTATAAATGTCAGGACTGTGGTAAATCCTATGCTGCAATTGGCCATTTCCTTAACCATCAGCGCTCACACAAGCAAGCCTCTAAATCTGTATTCCATCTGCTGGCACACCTGAAAAAGAAGTCCTTTCAATGTCACACCTGTGGTCGCAGTTATTCCCGTGCGTCGGCCCTCGACGCTCACCGCCGTTGCCATGAGGTGAAACTGATCAAGTCACGCAAcaggggtggagagaagggaACGTCCACCGGTGGGACCGTGGTAGAAAGTGAAGACAAAGACGAACCAG TGAACCGGAGCAGCATGAGGTGCCATGACTGCGGTGAGCAGTTTACCCTCTGGGAGGCCTTCAAGACTCACCTGCGCATGCAtgttctggaggaggaggagagaagacggCCGATCACAAAAAGACCAGGGAAAGCCAAATCTCCGAGTGACATGGAAGAGCCTGTTCCGGAGAAAGAACAGGAAGCTTCTTCCCCGGAAGGTGATGCCGAGCAACGCTCAGAGTGCAGTGACGTAGACGTAGATGGTATTGAAAATGAAGAGGACTGTTTGGAAAGTCCCTGGAAAGTGAGACCATCAGAGATTGTAAAGGTCCATCCCGTTTTTAACATGGAAGGAGAGGATAACCAATCAGTATTCACCAGCTCCCGCAAGGTTTACGCTTGTTCCATCTGTGGGAAGGTGTACTCCTACCTGGAGTCATTTAGAAACCACCAGACCATGCATGAACAGCAATCCTCAAGAAACCACGATCATAAATGTCCATACTGTGGAAAATCTTTTATTCGTCCATCACTCCTGCTGGCCCATCTAAAAGTGCACAAGCCACCCAAACAAGGTGATGACCCCATACCCAATTGTGGCCTGTGTAAGAAAGAATTTAGCTCCCAGCAGACATGGCTGGTCCATCTTGAACTCCACAAGAAGAAGCCATACTGGTGCCTCTCCTGTTCGAAAGGCTTCAGGGATGAGCGCTTACTGAACAAACACCTGCAAGGCCATGACCTTAAGCGTCACAGGTGTGACATATGCTTCAAAAGCTTCCGTGTGCCCGCGGAGCTGCGTTcccactacaacacacacacaggtgcgaaACCTTACAAATGTGCGTTATGCAAGAAGAGGTTCTCCCAACTTGGCAACCTTATCACGCATCGGAAGAGGCACATAGGGGTTTACGTCGGATCCAACAAAACGCCTCTGGGGAGCAACAGTATAAACAAAAAGAGAAGGGTATCTAAATTGACAAAGCTGATTTTCAGTGGGGTTTCTAAATCACCAAAGAAtgtgggagaggagcaggatggGAGTGAAAATGATGCCTCTGTACAGTCATGGTTACCAGAATACAGCTCTGACGAATCTGgttcaaagtctgcaaaatgtTCTGAAAACGGGTCTAATTGTTCTGAAGAGGAAGAGACAACAATGGTGTTGGAGAAGTCAAACATCGACAAGGACTGGGAGTGTTTTGAATGCAGCATGGCGTTTGATCTGGAAAATGAATTACACCAGCACTATATGAAACATGCCAGGGGAGAGGTGCCGGTTTATTAA
- the LOC134024150 gene encoding zinc finger protein 629-like, producing MDSGILNVEEIVMGRGAPDTPAEEPPSKPEKPYPAITTKPPPPTVIQPYQHENLQCFQCFITFCNSKAKERHMKKSHREEYKQQLQQGDTLFTCYVCDRTFSSSEELTEHQPTHSKEDKPFKCPYCHECFRTFSELTAHRRQICPERQFVCKDCNETFRNPAQLRAHRLAQHPRPEAEEGADADDSTKTHRCGKCARGFENEAELVLHQENHAGDQQCNGSDASKKRARALKPEDSAGVEKKGKWKKKEDEEVKEEVESSNHTEDAGAAVAEPKAKPGRGRPPKAAAGKEATTAGDGKTSAQEKKPKAAPSRQQRCPECDLTFPGLVQLRAHKKEKHAASKETGNQPATAGDGQGPAEEEEEKKKPKADASRLHRCPECELTFPALAELRAHKKEKHTPRKAHPCEECEESFARPEQLEAHKARVHTTGRYSCPTCGKSFGRESNMKAHQKSHPEEEEEKKKPAGRSKR from the exons ATGGACTCGGGCATTTTGAACGTAGAGGAAATAGTAATGGGACGGGGAGCTCCGGACACCCCTGCGGAGGAACCTCCATCTAAACCTGAGAAACCCTACCCGGCCATTACCACCAAGCCACCTCCACCCACTGTCATTCAACCTT ACCAACATGAGAACCTGCAGTGTTTCCAGTGCTTCATTACCTTCTGCAACTCCAAAGCCAAGGAGAGGCACATGAAGAAGAGCCATCGGGAGGAGTATAAGCAGCAGCTTCAGCAG GGAGATACGCTGTTCACCTGCTATGTGTGTGACCGCACCTTTTCATCCTCTGAAGAGCTGACAGAGCACCAGCCCACCCACAGCAAGGAAGACAAGCCCTTCAAGTGCCCTTACTGTCACGAGTGCTTTCGTACATTTTCTGAG TTAACAGCCCACAGGAGACAGATATGTCCGGAGCGTCAGTTTGTGTGTAAGGACTGCAACGAGACCTTCCGGAACCCTGCACAGCTGCGTGCCCACCGCCTGGCCCAGCACCCTCGTCCCGAAGCAGAGGAAGGAGCGGACGCCGATGACAGCACCAAGACCCATCGCTGCGGGAAGTGTGCCCGGGGCTTCGAGAATGAAGCTGAGCTTGTGCTGCACCAGGAAAACCATGCGGGAGACCAGCAATGCAACGGCAGCGATGCCTCCAAGAAGCGCGCACGGGCCCTCAAACCAGAAGACTCCGCGGGCGTTGAGAAGAAGGGGAAGTGGAAGAAGAAGGAAGACGAGGAGGTGAAGGAAGAGGTGGAAAGTAGCAACCACACGGAAGATGCCGGAGCTGCTGTAGCTGAGCCGAAAGCCAAACCAGGTCGAGGACGTCCACCCAAAGCAGCTGCAGGCAAGGAGGCCACTACTGCGGGTGACGGCAAAACCTCAGCGCAGGAGAAGAAACCCAAAGCAGCTCCATCCCGCCAGCAACGCTGCCCAGAGTGCGACCTCACCTTCCCAGGCTTGGTCCAGCTCCGTGCCCACAAGAAAGAGAAGCACGCCGCAAGTAAAGAGACGGGAAATCAGCCCGCTACTGCAGGCGACGGCCAAGGCcctgcggaggaggaggaggagaaaaagaagcCCAAGGCTGATGCATCCCGCCTCCACCGCTGCCCTGAGTGTGAGCTCACCTTCCCTGCCTTGGCCGAGCTCCGTGCCCACAAGAAGGAGAAGCACACCCCCAGGAAGGCCCACCCCTGCGAAGAGTGTGAGGAGAGCTTTGCTCGCCCTGAGCAGTTGGAGGCCCATAAGGCCCGGGTGCACACCACTGGCCGCTACTCCTGCCCAACCTGCGGCAAAAGCTTTGGTCGGGAGAGCAACATGAAGGCCCACCAGAAGAGCCAcccggaggaggaagaggagaagaagaagccagCCGGACGTAGCAAGAGATAA
- the LOC134024147 gene encoding zinc finger protein 91-like, giving the protein MTLTFYYKHQRLAHSEEETPAKSFLHQVCQLQKKAFECQDCGLRFSRASALQSHQLCHNDVFRETETLSTKPTSPLPQRELLLRNKEETDHMVTSQDTIHSPVTERDDIYVNETDEDMEYYDTGDFNVEVISISASDGSVEDEDEDLNPDLELLCESDQEGKEEMETGFCQTDMSTMAHQSKEGIDLKIVQIDFESFQDHRVEDQDEQGDTISFNVENDKEKTPIQPMAVKMFICDICGHETKHQATHYNHVRKHEDRKPYKNVLYQLAGLEKNTFKCEECGKCFSRLSALHSHQQHHPKTKPHQCPDCKMSYTHSSGLYTHRKSCQAKRETQDYSSETKKEVFNPKKTLLGPKVYHCEQCGKGFWSLGAYSHHKQQQTQCSDLKERMVPSTPSLHPVNGRPRVKVACPVCGRKFRHRGIMKSHMRKHENGNHKCELCGRSFRVFSSLLRHQVVHYDKLLPPPIKSFQHQVEQVKKNTYSCPDCGKLFSRAKALQFHMKSHGYETSYSPSSPKSALEIGELQCSTCHAHFSKKSLLQSHQKLCRKKELNLSRASDTILPSSLPKNTSKDKTLKCPTCLSSFNSILSLQYHRKQCSRQYKKASDEGMDEKQQGAQNKPHDTDTDTGNDELLDVKEKNKPQHLEKSASSDISDLKYKCKDCERSFAVVGALNFHKRIHLKGHKSKSKIKLQSYAVHKKLNQGEQSKGQFVCSECGRRFVSNAALGTHKRWHTDKKFAGSLVKDETTNSVRHKSVDDGPFHCNKCGKGFFYLCVLRRHQIYYPPCQTKGKPEPEADVSVEGNSKTSFSEFACPECNKTFVRGSLLAAHYESEHSISSGHADLQGHQSQGRSNKQVPKQPAVKPIKSEDTPSQILRAKAHQCPHCDQSFMKIRGLRAHKWQAHSKRLRNRKRPLESTHTVAERKNVNAKKTDMEVVTSGNTVVTPKQVSAKKRKVGGKRRRRGRASLPPLKSIPCLDCGKRYSSTGALYNHRKTCLVLKQDIKPVKNVTEDHSPPTRLPEPAVKCLFKCHKCGKAFPTEEQLGAHKDLAKSRPFCCALCCRGYWTETQLQQHLAWHDEVRRRLPTELRYRLSTTMTSGPTQLSSPLNDKKPSLKQSPMPTPVPRSQNSHKCQHCGKAFLSPAALHNHEAQHNSNDSYHCSLCPRTFSEIRDLIDHHQECMGDDKGQMDAHAAVSLRDTDGLTCLECGISFSQEIELHNHYIEHARGTY; this is encoded by the coding sequence ATGACTCTGACATTTTACTACAAGCACCAGCGTTTGGCTCATAGTGAAGAAGAGACCCCAGCAAAGTCATTCCTTCATCAGGTTTGCCAGCTTCAGAAGAAGGCGTTTGAGTGTCAGGACTGTGGCCTTAGGTTTTCCAGGGCCTCTGCTCTCCAGTCTCATCAACTTTGTCACAATGACGTCTTCAGGGAGACTGAAACGCTATCCACGAAGCCAACCTCCCCACTACCTCAACGTGAGCTTTTATTACGCAACAAGGAAGAAACCGATCACATGGTCACTTCACAGGACACCATTCACAGCCCTGTAACTGAGAGAGATGACATATATGTCAATGAAACTGATGAGGACATGGAATATTACGATACTGGGGATTTCAATGTAGAAGTGATCAGTATAAGTGCATCTGATGGTTCAGTcgaggatgaagatgaagacCTGAATCCTGATCTTGAATTACTGTGTGAATCAGACcaggaagggaaagaggagatggagactgGCTTTTGCCAGACAGATATGTCAACAATGGCACATCAGTCCAAAGAGGGCATTGATCTTAAAATTGTCCAGATTGACTTTGAATCATTTCAGGACCACAGAGTAGAGGACCAAGATGAGCAGGGGGATACAATCTCATTTAATGTGGAAAATGATAAAGAGAAGACTCCCATCCAGCCTATGGCTGTTAAAATGTTCATTTGTGACATATGTGGGCATGAAACAAAACATCAGGCAACACACTACAATCATGTGAGAAAACATGAAGATCGAAAACCCTATAAGAATGTATTGTACCAGCTTGCAGGACTGGAGAAGAACACCTTCAAATGTGAAGAGTGTGGGAAATGTTTCTCTCGTTTGTCTGCCCTACACTCTCATCAACAACACCATCCGAAAACCAAACCTCACCAGTGCCCCGATTGTAAAATGTCTTATACGCATTCAAGTGGCTTGTACACCCACCGTAAAAGCTGTCAGGCTAAACGGGAAACCCAGGATTACTCTTCTGAAACAAAAAAGGAAGTGTTCAACCCAAAGAAGACTCTCTTAGGCCCGAAGGTTTATCATTGTGAACAGTGTGGAAAGGGGTTCTGGTCTTTAGGTGCCTATTCCCACCACAAGCAGCAACAAACTCAGTGTTCTGATTTGAAGGAGAGGATGGTTCCGTCAACTCCATCACTGCATCCTGTCAATGGTCGTCCACGTGTTAAAGttgcctgtcctgtgtgtggaagGAAGTTTCGTCATCGAGGGATAATGAAATCTCACATGCGGAAACACGAAAACGGAAATCATAAATGCGAGCTTTGTGGCAGGTCTTTCCGTGTCTTCTCCAGCCTTCTCAGGCACCAGGTTGTGCATTATGACaaactccttcctcctcccatcaAGTCCTTTCAACATCAAGTAGAACAAGTGAAGAAGAACACATACAGCTGCCCAGACTGTGGAAAACTCTTCTCTCGTGCTAAGGCACTTCAGTTTCATATGAAAAGTCATGGTTATGAGACGAGTTACTCTCCCTCATCACCCAAGTCGGCTCTCGAGATAGGAGAGCTACAATGCTCAACATGCCATGCCCATTTCAGCAAAAAGTCCTTATTGCAATCTCACCAGAAACTGTGCAGAAAGAAGGAACTTAATCTGAGCCGGGCTAGTGATACCATTCTTCCTTCGTCCTTGCCTAAAAATACTTCCAAGGACAAGACCTTGAAATGCCCCACCTGTTTGTCTTCTTTCAACAGTATTCTTTCATTGCAATATCACCGTAAACAATGCAGCAGGCAGTACAAGAAGGCAAGTGATGAGGGCATGGATGAGAAGCAACAAGGGGCTCAAAACAAGCCTCATGATACTGATACTGATACTGGAAATGATGAACTCTTGGACGTTAAGGAAAAAAATAAGCCCCAACATTTGGAGAAATCTGCCTCGTCCGACATATCTGAtttgaaatacaaatgtaaagaCTGTGAAAGAAGCTTTGCAGTTGTAGGAGCGTTGAATTTCCACAAGAGAATTCATCTAAAGGGTCACAAGTCTAAATCAAAGATAAAGTTGCAATCGTACGCTGTCCATAAGAAACTTAACCAAGGGGAGCAATCAAAAGGCCAGTTTGTCTGTTCCGAATGTGGTAGGCGCTTTGTTTCCAATGCAGCCCTTGGCACTCACAAAAGATGGCACACGGATAAGAAGTTTGCCGGGTCACTGGTTAAAGATGAAACGACAAATTCAGTCAGACACAAATCAGTTGATGATGGCCCATTTCATTGCAACAAGTGTGGAAAGGGATTCTTCTACCTGTGTGTGCTTCGTCGTCACCAGATATACTACCCCCCGTGTCAAACCAAAGGAAAACCAGAGCCAGAAGCTGATGTGAGTGTAGAAGGCAACAGTAAGACCTCCTTTTCTGAATTTGCTTGCCCAGAATGTAACAAAACATTTGTGCGAGGCTCACTTTTAGCTGCTCACTATGAAAGTGAGCATAGCATATCCTCTGGCCATGCAGATCTTCAGGGACACCAGTCTCAAGGCAGGTCAAATAAGCAGGTCCCAAAGCAACCAGCTGTGAAACCCATCAAATCGGAGGATACTCCATCCCAAATACTCAGAGCAAAAGCTCACCAATGTCCTCATTGCGACCAAAGCTTCATGAAGATACGAGGCTTGCGTGCCCACAAATGGCAAGCCCACTCCAAGCGCTTGAGGAACAGGAAACGTCCTTtggagtccacacacactgttgcaGAAAGAAAAAATGTAAATGCCAAGAAAACCGACATGGAGGTGGTCACAAGTGGCAACACAGTTGTAACCCCCAAACAAGTTTCTGCCAAGAAAAGAAAAGTTGGAGGCAAAAGAAGAAGGAGGGGTAGGGCCAGTCTCCCACCTCTAAAATCGATCCCATGCCTGGATTGTGGAAAGCGGTACAGCTCGACCGGGGCACTCTATAATCACAGGAAGACGTGTCTAGTGCTCAAGCAGGATATAAAACCAGTGAAGAATGTGACTGAGGACCACTCGCCACCGACTCGCTTGCCCGAGCCCGCTGTCAAATGCCTCTTTAAGTGTCACAAGTGTGGCAAAGCTTTCCCAACTGAAGAGCAACTAGGTGCTCATAAGGACCTGGCCAAGAGCCGACCGTTCTGTTGTGCCCTCTGCTGTCGTGGGTATTGGACAGAGACCCAGCTGCAACAGCATCTTGCCTGGCATGATGAGGTTCGCCGACGCCTCCCAACTGAGCTTCGATACCGACTTAGCACCACTATGACATCCGGCCCCACCCAGCTAAGCAGCCCGCTCAATGATAAGAAGCCTTCCCTCAAACAATCTCCTATGCCGACACCTGTCCCCCGGTCACAGAATAGCCATAAGTGCCAGCACTGTGGCAAAGCTTTCCTCTCACCCGCTGCATTGCACAACCACGAAGCTCAGCACAATAGCAATGACTCCTACCATTGCTCCCTATGTCCCAGGACCTTCAGTGAGATCAGGGATCTCATAGACCATCACCAGGAATGTATGGGTGATGACAAAGGGCAGATGGATGCCCATGCTGCTGTCTCTTTAAGAGACACAGATGGCCTTACTTGTCTTGAATGTGGAATTTCTTTCAGTCAAGAAATTGAGTTGCATAATCATTATATTGAGCATGCTCGCGGAACCTATTAG
- the LOC134024151 gene encoding zinc finger protein 350-like: MIFCQYCGWMASKSPPRCAHCPAITDSVIKQKNLQISLKIEPVSHATSESFQEMLTVSPSDTPEPNSRPASLENEPTGSKLQPQSQNSPVSSNSVSLQPADRCPTAFPVNYYLTLTSEKTPRSQTSSLSSQLHGSDQEIQILHPCRFCKLTFTASYLLHHHIKARHKHRCNMCPRTFHGGLKLAQHQAYAHLVSRPCNVIGATFSNPGPARTTNSSSIRKTRKPYTSSKQSLVCQACSRNFHSPGTIQKHRCNPQHVQCTSCGKYFGSKILLRQHSNQNNCNSAWRKSEETETKDVSPLVNLVSPQRDNPVSDSQNSDSSNLLPQKDS; encoded by the exons ATGATCTTTTGCCAGTACTGTGGCTGGATGGCAAGCAAGAGCCCACCCAGATGTGCCCATTGCCCTGCGATTACGGATTCTGTCATAAAACAGAAAAATCTCCAGATTTCCCTCAAAATTGAACCAGTGAGCCACGCAACGTCTGAGTCTTTCCAGGAAATGTTGACGGTTTCCCCTTCTGACACTCCAGAGCCTAACTCACGCCCAGCCTCACTAGAGAATGAGCCCACTGGCTCCAAGTTGCAACCGCAGAGCCAAAATTCTCCTGTATCCtccaactctgtctctcttcagcCAGCAGACAGATGCCCGACCGCCTTCCCCGTTAATTACTATTTAACATTAACATCGGAGAAAACTCCCCGCTCCCAGACATCATCTCTATCCTCACAGCTACATGGGTCTGACCAGGAAATTCAGATCCTACATCCATGTCGGTTCTGTAAACTCACATTTACAGCATCTTACTTGCTGCATCATCACATTAAAGCTAGACACAAACACCGCTGCAACATGTGTCCCCGGACATTCCATGGAGGACTTAAGCTTGCCCAGCACCAGGCTTATGCCCACTTAGTATCTCGTCCTTGCAACGTAATCGGTGCTACCTTttccaaccctggtcctgctcGGACAACCAATAGTAGTAGTATTCGCAAAACAAGGAAACCATACACCAGCTCCAAACAATCTCTCGTGTGCCAGGCTTGCTCTCGTAATTTCCATTCGCCTGGCACGATCCAGAAACACAG GTGCAACCCTCAACACGTGCAATGTACTTCTTGTGGAAAATACTTTGGCAGCAAAATATTGCTCCGCCAACACAGTAACCAGAACAACTGCAACAGTGCCTGGAGGAAAAGCGAGGAGACAGAGACTAAAGATGTCTCTCCCCTGGTCAACTTGGTCAGCCCACAGAGAGACAATCCGGTCTCTGACTCCCAGAACTCGGACTCCAGCAACCTACTCCCTCAGAAAGATTCTTAA